The genomic stretch TCGTCAAATTAATCAAAGGCTAAACTTCAAGTAATACACACTTAAAATCATAAACAAAAGTATGGAAAAATCAATACTTAGGAAAATCATTATGCTTTCCAAATATTTTATGTGTGCGTTCCTCTTTCAGCTGTTTTTTACAGCTGTGCTGATGGCAAATACCGGCAATGCCCAACTGAAGGGCCTGGCCGAGGTAAAAGTCACCGTAAATTTCAAGGAAAGCACACTAAATAAAGTCATCGCTGAGCTGGAATCCCAAAGTGGATTTCAATTCACCTACAACAAGGCATTGGTAGCCGTAGATGAACTCAGGGTAAGCATGTCAACGAGAAATACCCCGCTATCGGAAGTATTACTCGAGATTTCCAGCCAGACCAATCTGAAGTTTGTACAACTGGATGATAATATCCATATCACAAAAGGGCCTAAGAAGTCTACCCCTAAAGCGGTGGAGCCCATTGCTGTGGTGGAGGTAAGAGGGCAGGTGCTGGATCCTACAGGGCTCGCGCTTCCCGGCGTTACAGTAAGGATCAAGAATACCACCAGGGGCACCACTACCAATCTTGACGGAGAATTTACCCTCCAAGTCAACGAGGGTGAGACCCTGGTTTTTAGTTTTATAGGCTTTGTGGAAAAAGAAGTCGTAGTTCAGAATCAGACCGTGATCAATATTGTGTTGGAGGAAGACCTCCAAAGTCTCGATGAGGTGATCGTAGTCGGGTATGCTGAGCAAAAGAAAGAAACGATTGTGGGGGCGGTAGCTCAGACAAGTGGGGAGGTTCTCAAGCGTACAGGTGGGGTATCCAATGTGGGAGCCGCTCTTACAGGTAATCTTCCAGGGGTAATCACAACTGCAAGTACAGGTGTACCGGGCGGAGAAAATCCCCAGATAGTAATCCGGGGCCAAAACAGCTGGAATGGAAATTCCCCATTAATCCTGGTGGATGGAGTGGAGCGGCCAGAATTTTTCAACACCATGGATATCGCCTCTGTGGAGAGTATTTCTGTGTTGAAAGATGCCTCGGCTACTGCGGTTTTTGGATCCAGGGGTGCAAATGGAGTAATCATCGTCACTACCAAAAGAGGCCGGGAAGGAAAAGCCCAGATCACCGCCAACGTAAGCTCCACCATGAAGGTGGTATCCAAGTTACCGGGTAAGTTTGATGCCTACGATGCTATCGGAATCCGTAACCGGGCAATAGAAAATGAACTTTCGGCAAATCCTGACGGATGGGCGGATTACATCCCTTACGAGACACGGAACAAGTATAGATTTCCCTCAAGTCTTGAAGAGTCTGAGCGATACCCAAATATTGATTGGCAGGAAACACTCTTCAAAGATTACGCAATGGCGTATAATGCCAATGTAGGAATCAGAGGCGGGACTAAGTTTACCCAATATTTTGCCAGCATTGATTTCCAGAATGAAGGGGATCTTTTTAGAAGTTTTGATAACAATCGTGGATATGAGCCTGGGTACAATTATAACCGTCTGAATTTCAGGAGTAACCTGGATTTTCAGCTGACTTCCAGCACGCAGCTTCAGGTGAATCTGGGCGGATCCTATGGCACTAGAAAAACCCCCTGGGGTGGGGGCAATTCCAGTAGCTTCTGGAGTGCGGCCTATGCAAATCCACCAGATGCGTTTATGCCTGTCTATTCAGATGGGGCCTGGGGTGTATATGCACCGGATGATGTGGCGGCCGAGAATTCTGTAAGAATACTTGCTGTCAGTGGTATTCAGTATATCACAAAAACACAGCTTTCCACAAATTTTGTCCTTAATCAAGATCTGGGAATGATCCTCAAGGGACTGAACTTCCGGGGAACTTTGGCTGTAGATAATTCTTTCACCGAATCCAATAGAGGTGTAAATGACCTTTACAATACGCCATTTCAGAAGTGGATTGATCCAGTGACAGGTGCTCATCTATACGATGATATAGTGGATGCGAACAGCCGGTTTGACTTTAGGGAAGCTGTGACTTGGGGGATTTCAAATGGGCAAATGGTAACGAATGGACCGGATGCTGCCCAAAGAAGATTGTATTACCAGTTTCAGCTGAACTACACCGGAAGCATAGCAGAACGTCACAATTATTCACTGATGGGTTTGATGAGCCGGCAACAGGATGCCACAGGTAATATGATCCCTTCATATCGGGAAGATTGGGTTTTCCGAGCTAATTATAATTATAAGAACAAGTACTTGCTGGACTATAGCGGTGCTTACAATGGATCTGAGAAGTTTGCTCCAGAGTATAGATTTGCATTCTTTTCATCCGGAGGTATAGGATGGGTACTGTCAGAAGAAGGGTTTATGAAGTCCTTTTCATTTTTGGATTTCCTTAAAGTCAGAGCGAGCTATGGAGAGGTAGGAGATGACAATATAGGCGGCAGGTTTTTATTCATGGATCAGTGGGCCTATGGTGAAAGCTCCCAGCTCGGAATCATAGGAGTGGACGGGGAATACAGTCCTTATACCTGGTACAGACAGTCATCGGTAGGCAACCCCGAGGTACATTGGGAGACAGTATATAAGACTAATATCGGAGTGGAATTCGATATGTTCAATGGTCTGATCAACGGTAATTTCGAGTATTTCAAGGATGATAGAAAGGATATCTTGATGTCTGATGACCGTTCTATTCCCAGCTATTACGGCACTACTGCCCCAGCGGCAAATTTAGGACGTGTTGTGACGAAAGGATTTGAGTTTACCCTAGGTGCAAGCCATACTTTTGGAAATCAAGTCCGTGTATGGGGGGACTTTTCTATGACTCATGCGGAGAATGTGGTGATTGAGAGAGATGATCCCGAGCTACAGGTTGATTATCAGAAAGCTAAAAACTATCAGCTCGGTCAGTACCGTACGCATATCAGCAATGGCTATTATAGCTCATGGGATGAGGTGTACGGCAGTACACCGCACAATGCAAACGATCAGTTTAAGCTACCGGGGGGGATGCAAATCCTTGATTTCAACGGCGACGGGGTGATTGACTCCTTTGATGCTGCTCCATTTGGCTTTTCAGGAGTACCGGAGAATACCTACAGTACCAATATTGGGGTAGAATGGAAAGGGCTGAGTGTCTATGTTCAATTCTATGGTGTAAACAATGTGACCAGAGACGTGCCACTAGGAAGTTTGAACAACCGTCTCAACAGAGTATATGAAGAAGGAAGCTATTGGTCTGAGGACAATATGGATCCGGATGCACCTATGCCTAGATGGGGGGCGCTGCTACAGGGGTATAGCAATGGACAGCGTTACCTGTATGACGGGTCTTATCTCCGTCTCAAAAATGCTGAAATCGCCTATCTGTTCAATGGAGATTGGGTGAGAAGAATAGGAGTAGAGACCTTAAGGGTCTATGTGAACGGCAACAACTTGCTTCTATGGACGGATATGCCGGATGATAGGGAGTCCAATTTCTCCTCAGCAGGCTTTGCCGGTGCTTATCCTACGGTAAGAAGGATCAATCTTGGCCTAAATGTTTCATTCTAACCTAGCATTCCACATGAACAATTCTATAAAAAATATAATTAAGTGCGGATTTCTGACAGTACTTATCCTGTCTGCCACTTCCTGTGAGGATTACCTGGAAAGATCTCCGGATTCCATCATTTCGGAAGAAACCGCCTTTCAAAACTTCACTAATTTCCAGGGATTCACCGAAGAGCTCTACCATTGTATTCCAAATTTCACATTGGCCTATTGGGTGAGTGCCTGGAATTTTGGGGAAGACGAGATAGAATCCACAGCCGGGACTTTTACGGTGTCTTACAATTTTGACCGCGGTAATTTCTGGGCTTGGCAAGCTGAGCAAGGTGGCGGTGTTGGATGGTTTGATAAGGGGGATGCTTCCACTACTGATGGTCATCATAGGAAGGCGCTTTGGCCATTGGCGTGGATGGGGATCCGTAAGGCAAATTTAGGTCTGGAAAACCTATATCGCCTTACTGACGCCACCGATGAGGAAAGAAGATTCATCGAAGGACAACTTTTGTTTTTCAGAGGATGGTTTCATTTTCAGCTGATCCAGTATTTCGGAGGTATGCCTTACATAGACACGGTTCTTCCCAGCGATGAAAAACTAAGACTGCCCAGACTTACTTACAAAGAGTCTGCCGATAGGATCACAGCGGATCTTCGGAGGGCAGCGGATCTATTACCTTTAAACTGGGATGATACCACTGTAGGAAAGAATACCATCGGTAAGAACACGATGCGGATCAATAAGGCTATGGCCTTGGGATACCTTGGGAAGAATCTGTTGTGGGCCGCAAGCCCGCTGATGAACTATACAACTACGGGCAATAAAAGTTATGATGCGACCTATGCAAAAAATGCGGCAGATGTCTTTGGGGAATTACTCCAACTGGTAGAAACAGGGCAAACAATTTATTCCCTGATGCCATTTGCACAGAAATCCAATCTCTTCTACACCACTGGTCAAAACTGGGCTATGCCAGGAGGGACTGAGGCGATGTTCAGAGCTCCTACCACTGGGGCTAATGGAAGTAACTTTCAGATATCCAAGCAGTTTATGCCTTTGTTGATCAGTCAGGGAGATGCGACCATGTTTATGCCTACGGCAAATTATGTGCATGACAATTATGGCATGGCCAATGGTTTGCCCCTTCCCGATGATATCACGAAAGCGGATCCTGAATCAGGATACGATCCCAATTATCCTTGGAAAGGTAGGGACCCAAGGTTCTACAGTGATATTACCTATGATGGGGTCAAAGTAATCCAAGGAGCTATTCCTGATGCCAGTGAGGAGCGGAATAGGTACGCAAATTTGTTCACCAACGGGAGCTATAGAAATCTGAGCAATGGAAGCCGTACTGGGTATATGAGCAGAAAGTTTGTGCCTTTAAGAGCAAATAAGTACGATAATGCTTATGACTGGGGCGCTTCTCTTCACATCAATGTGCCTTATATGAGGCTTGCGGATATTTACCTGATGTATGCTGAGTCAGTGCTGATGGGGTATAATTCCCCAAGCACTCCGAGTGCTACCTTTAGTAAAACAGCAATCGAGGCCGTAAACGTAATCAGAGACCGTGCAGGGATGGCCAATGTGCATTCCAGGTTTACAGGATCTGTAGAAGATTTTCTGCCTGAATTAAGACGGGAGCGGGCTGTGGAACTTGCCTTTGAGAGACATCGCTTCACTGACCTGCGAAGATGGATGTTGCTGATAGAGGCACCCTACACTATCAAGACATCGGTAGAATTGGATCGGGTAGGGGATTTCAATGTAGATGATCCTACTGAAAACCGAGTGGCTAACATCAGAGAGGTAGTCATTCTAGAGCGGCCATTTTCCGAAAGGCATTACTGGTTGCCGCTAAAAGTATCTGATGTGTCTTTGTACCCTGAAATGACTCAGAATCCAGGCTGGTAAAGCGTGCGATTACTTTTTATCATCTAAATGAATAATCATAATGAAATATATTAGACTAGTGATGGTATGCTGTGTCGCGGCGATGGTGTTTCCGTTTGAGCTGATGGCACAGAGTACCTTAAAAATAAACCTTAACCCAGTGGTGAAGTCCAATGTCGGTAAGACGATACAAGGAGCTGTCATCACAAGCGAAGAGGATGATTACTCTGCTGTTTCTGACAGTTTGGGAGTAGTGAAACTGTTCGTTACCGCAAATACATATTTGTCCGTAGGAGCCCCAGGATATGAAACAAGGCTTTTCAGAGCTACACCTGATCTGGAGGAGATCACCCTTTTCGGGGATCTGGAAGGGGATGATGTGAAGGTTGCTTTTCAGACTAGGGATAAGAGAGACTTGATGGGCGGTGTCTCGTATGTGAATATGCCTGAAGTACTTCAGGACAACTACATCACTTACCCTCTTGACCGGATGGAAGCTTATGTAGGAGGGCTCAGTGGTAACCTCTGGGGAAATAGTAGCACTTTGGTCTTAGTGGATGGTGTTCCCCGGGATATTGACAGTGTACACCCTACTGAAATAGCCCAGATGACTTTCCTGAAAGGAGTCAGTGCCGTGGCACTATACGGAAGCAGGGCAGCAAAGGGCGTGATCATGATCACCACAAAAAGAGGAGTGGCAAATACCCAAAATATCACTTTACGGACGAATGCAGGAGTAAATACGCCCAAAGCCTATCCAGAATATCTGGGCTCCGGGGAATATATGTCACTTTATAATGAGGCAAGAGCCAATGACGGACTGTCTCCACTTTATTCTGAAAATGAGATCTACAACTACTCCTCAGGAGATAATATTTATAGGTATCCAAATGCTGATTATTATTCCCCGGAATATCTACAGGAGGCCTATTCCAGATATGACGGTAACTTGGAAATCTCAGGAGGAAATGAGACAGCCAGGTACTATACCAATGTAGGTTTCATGACAGAAGGCACAGTTCTCAATTTTGGACAAGCTGCCGAAAACAAGAACGAGCGCTTCAATGTACGCGGAAACATTGATCTGAACCTTAATGATTTCATTTCTGCCAAAGTGGATGCATCGGCTATTTTCTATAATAGCAAAGGAGTCAATTCCATCTATAGTATTGGAGAGGATAATATTGACTACTGGCAAGGCTCTACTATTTTGAGGCCTAACAGATTCGCACCGCTTATTCCTATTGATTATGTCGAGCAGGGAGACGATTCTTCATGGGATCTAATAGAGACTAGCGATCACTTGATTGATGGTAAATATCTCCTAGGTGGTACCCAGTTAGACCAAAAGAATCCTTTTGCGGATATCTACGCTGGCGGTTCAAACACATTCACTAGCAGGCAGTTTCAGTTCAACGCAGGAGTGGATGCAGACCTTAGAAATGTATTGGAAGGTCTATCCTTCAGCTCTCTTTTTGGTCTCAACTACAATACTTCTTATAACCTGTCATTTGAGAATGAGTATGCGGTGTATGAGCCTTCCTGGACTAATTACAATGGGATTGATCAGATTGAAAGATTCACAAAATACGGTCAGGATGCCAGTTCCAGAACCCAGAACACCAACAACAACTGGTTCCGTCAGACGGTCTCCTTCTCCGCTCAGCTAAATTACAAAAGAACTTATCAGGAAAAACATAACGTAAGTGCCATGTTGTTGGCAAACGGCTTCCAGATTTCGGAATCAGCGATCTATCATAGAGTAAGCAATGCCAATCTAGGGTTGTACTTGGCCTATAATTTCAAACAGAAATATTATGCAGAGTTCAGCAGTGCGCTCGTACATTCTGCCAAATTACCAAAAGGAAACCGTAAGGCCATTTCGCCGACCATGTCTTTGGGCTGGAGATTGAGTGGTGAGGAGTTTTTATCTTCCTCATCAGTGTTGGACGATCTGAGAATCTCTATCTCTGGCGGTATTCTCAACACCGATTTGGATATAGAGGATTTTTACCTGTATGAACCTATTTATACTGACGGGGGATCTTGGTACGAATGGAAAGATGGGTTGAATAACACGGGTACTGATGTGCGGCGAGGTGAAAACATGAACCTGACTTTTCCTAAAAGGGAAGAAATCAGTTTGGAAATGGAGGCTTCCTTATTCAATAAACTGGTATATCTGAATGGGTCTGTATTTACCAGTAGGATGACAGGGTTATTTGTCCAGAACAATATTTTATACCCAAGTTATTTTGTGACAGGCTGGCCAATCTCTTCTTGGATACCTTATGTGAATTATAATAACGACATCCGAAACGGGGTGGATTTCCAACTCAATCTGAATAAGAGAGTGGGCGAAGTGGAATGGACGCTGGGCGTATCGGGATTGTATTACAATACGAAAGCTTCAAAACGAGCCGAAAACTATGAGGATGGTTATCAGAATCGCCAGGGGATGCCTCTTGATGCAATCTGGGGTCTCGAAAGTATAGGCTTCTTCAGTGGGGTGGACGATATAGAAAATTCTCCCACACAGGCATTTGGTGAAGTAAGGCCGGGTGATATCAAGTACAAAGACCAGAATGGTGATGGGATTATCAATGCACAGGATGAAGTTTACCTGGGCAGGGGAGGATGGTCTGGAGCACCTTTGACTATGGGATTCCATGTTTCGGCCAAGGTGAAAAACTTCACGGTTTTCGCTTTGGGCACCATGAGAAGCGGAGCCTATGCCATGAAAAACAACGATTATTTCTGGGTAAATGCTGACGATAAATACTCGGCAGTAGTGAGGGACAGATGGACAGAGGAAACCCAGAATACAGCTACTTTTCCAAGGTTGACTACGCTCAATGGAGCCAATAATTTCAGGAGCTCGGATTTCTGGCTTTATAGCACCAACCGCTTTGATCTGGCCAAAGTACAGGTGTCCTACTCATTTCCTAAACGAATCCTAGGTAATGGATTTATTAAGGAGTTGGGGACCTATGTCAGTGGTTCCAATCTCTTGACAGTAAGTCCCAACAGGGAAATCCTAGAAATGAATATTGGAAGTGCTCCGCAGACGAGGTTTTACAATTTCGGTATCCAAGCAATGTTTTAAACAAGACCCAAAAAGCTTAAAATTATGAATACTAAAATATTATTTTTCTTTGGCGTCATCCTATTGCTCTCCGGCTGTCAGGATCTTATAGAGCCCGCCATAGAAAACATACAAGGGAGAGACGATATGCTGGACAGACCCAGATTGGCGCAGGGTATCCTGATCAACGCTTATCTGAGGATTCCTACAAATGGCTGGTCATATAGTGAAATGGCCACAGATGATGCAGTCAGTAGCAATCCTACCAACGGTTTTCTAAATATGGCCACAGGTCAATGGGCATCAAACAATAATCCCGTGGCGCAATGGACAGGGGCTCAATCAGCCATCCAATACCTCAATGTGATGCTGGAAGATGTGGATAGTGTGGATTTTGCCGTTGATCCGATTGTAAACCAAATGTTTGTGGACAGGCTGAAGGGGGAGTCCTATGGGCTTCGTGCTCTGTTTATGTATTACTTGCTTCAGGCTCATGGCGGATTGGCCGATGGGCAACTGCTCGGGATTCCTATATTGACTGAATCCCAAAATGTAGAATCTGAATTTAACCTGCCTAGAAACACTTTTGAAGAGTGTATGACCCAATTATATGCGGATGCTGAACTTGCACTGAATTTACTTCCTCTGGATCTGGGCAATATTACTGATCCTTCTCTCATTCCAAGTAAATATCAAAATGCCGGAACTGGTCAATACAACCGGGTTTTTGGAGATGATGCCATACAATTAGTATCAGGTAGAATCGTCCGTGCAGTCATGGCTCAGGCGGCATTGCTCGCGGCCAGTCCGGCATTTAATACCAGCGGGGATGTACAGAAGTGGCAGACTGCCGCAGAGCATGCCGCTTACATCCTGAACACTATAGGAGGTGTGAGTGGTTTGGCTCCTAATGGTGTGACCTGGTTTACCAATACTTCTGAATTGAATTCATTGGGTGGGGGAGTGAATCCTGCTGAGATTCTCTGGAGGACATCTATAGGACAAAGCAACAATCTGGAAAGAGATAATTATCCTCCCACACTATTCGGAAATGGGCTGATCAATCCTACCCAGAATTTTGTAGATGCTTTCCCTATGTTAAATGGATATCCTGTGGATTTGCAAGAAAGTGGCTACAATCCACAAGATCCTTATTCAGGACGTGATCCAAGGCTTCGCCACTTCGTGGTAGTAAATGGAAGTACTGCCGGTCCAAATAATAATGTGATCACTACGGCTATTGACGGTGGGAATAATGATGCATTGAATAGAGTAGAAACTTCCACACGAACAGGGTACTACCTTCGAAAGCTTCTTCGCCAAGACGTGAACCTGAATCCCAATTCTACCAATGAGCAGGTTCATGTGAAACCAAGAATCAGATATACTGAGATTTTCCTGATCTATGCAGAAGCTGCAAACGAAGCTTATGGGCCTTCCGGATCAGGTACGGCGGGGTATTCAGCATATGATGTGATCAAAGCTATTCGCCAGCGCGCCGGGATAGGGTTGGAAAATGGTGACCCGTATCTGGAGTCTATACGGAATGATCAAGCTGCCATGCGTGAACTCATCCGTAATGAACGGAGATTGGAATTGAGCTTTGAAGGATTTAGATTCTGGGACTTGAGGAGATGGAATGCGGATCTTAGGGAGACTGCAAAAGGAATCACAATACGGGAAGGAAACCATGAAGTGATGAATGTGGAAAATAGGGTGTACAATGATCATATGATATATGGGCCTATTCCATATAGTGAAACATTGAAGTTTTCTGAACT from Algoriphagus sp. NG3 encodes the following:
- a CDS encoding TonB-dependent receptor is translated as MEKSILRKIIMLSKYFMCAFLFQLFFTAVLMANTGNAQLKGLAEVKVTVNFKESTLNKVIAELESQSGFQFTYNKALVAVDELRVSMSTRNTPLSEVLLEISSQTNLKFVQLDDNIHITKGPKKSTPKAVEPIAVVEVRGQVLDPTGLALPGVTVRIKNTTRGTTTNLDGEFTLQVNEGETLVFSFIGFVEKEVVVQNQTVINIVLEEDLQSLDEVIVVGYAEQKKETIVGAVAQTSGEVLKRTGGVSNVGAALTGNLPGVITTASTGVPGGENPQIVIRGQNSWNGNSPLILVDGVERPEFFNTMDIASVESISVLKDASATAVFGSRGANGVIIVTTKRGREGKAQITANVSSTMKVVSKLPGKFDAYDAIGIRNRAIENELSANPDGWADYIPYETRNKYRFPSSLEESERYPNIDWQETLFKDYAMAYNANVGIRGGTKFTQYFASIDFQNEGDLFRSFDNNRGYEPGYNYNRLNFRSNLDFQLTSSTQLQVNLGGSYGTRKTPWGGGNSSSFWSAAYANPPDAFMPVYSDGAWGVYAPDDVAAENSVRILAVSGIQYITKTQLSTNFVLNQDLGMILKGLNFRGTLAVDNSFTESNRGVNDLYNTPFQKWIDPVTGAHLYDDIVDANSRFDFREAVTWGISNGQMVTNGPDAAQRRLYYQFQLNYTGSIAERHNYSLMGLMSRQQDATGNMIPSYREDWVFRANYNYKNKYLLDYSGAYNGSEKFAPEYRFAFFSSGGIGWVLSEEGFMKSFSFLDFLKVRASYGEVGDDNIGGRFLFMDQWAYGESSQLGIIGVDGEYSPYTWYRQSSVGNPEVHWETVYKTNIGVEFDMFNGLINGNFEYFKDDRKDILMSDDRSIPSYYGTTAPAANLGRVVTKGFEFTLGASHTFGNQVRVWGDFSMTHAENVVIERDDPELQVDYQKAKNYQLGQYRTHISNGYYSSWDEVYGSTPHNANDQFKLPGGMQILDFNGDGVIDSFDAAPFGFSGVPENTYSTNIGVEWKGLSVYVQFYGVNNVTRDVPLGSLNNRLNRVYEEGSYWSEDNMDPDAPMPRWGALLQGYSNGQRYLYDGSYLRLKNAEIAYLFNGDWVRRIGVETLRVYVNGNNLLLWTDMPDDRESNFSSAGFAGAYPTVRRINLGLNVSF
- a CDS encoding RagB/SusD family nutrient uptake outer membrane protein translates to MNNSIKNIIKCGFLTVLILSATSCEDYLERSPDSIISEETAFQNFTNFQGFTEELYHCIPNFTLAYWVSAWNFGEDEIESTAGTFTVSYNFDRGNFWAWQAEQGGGVGWFDKGDASTTDGHHRKALWPLAWMGIRKANLGLENLYRLTDATDEERRFIEGQLLFFRGWFHFQLIQYFGGMPYIDTVLPSDEKLRLPRLTYKESADRITADLRRAADLLPLNWDDTTVGKNTIGKNTMRINKAMALGYLGKNLLWAASPLMNYTTTGNKSYDATYAKNAADVFGELLQLVETGQTIYSLMPFAQKSNLFYTTGQNWAMPGGTEAMFRAPTTGANGSNFQISKQFMPLLISQGDATMFMPTANYVHDNYGMANGLPLPDDITKADPESGYDPNYPWKGRDPRFYSDITYDGVKVIQGAIPDASEERNRYANLFTNGSYRNLSNGSRTGYMSRKFVPLRANKYDNAYDWGASLHINVPYMRLADIYLMYAESVLMGYNSPSTPSATFSKTAIEAVNVIRDRAGMANVHSRFTGSVEDFLPELRRERAVELAFERHRFTDLRRWMLLIEAPYTIKTSVELDRVGDFNVDDPTENRVANIREVVILERPFSERHYWLPLKVSDVSLYPEMTQNPGW
- a CDS encoding SusC/RagA family TonB-linked outer membrane protein, whose translation is MKYIRLVMVCCVAAMVFPFELMAQSTLKINLNPVVKSNVGKTIQGAVITSEEDDYSAVSDSLGVVKLFVTANTYLSVGAPGYETRLFRATPDLEEITLFGDLEGDDVKVAFQTRDKRDLMGGVSYVNMPEVLQDNYITYPLDRMEAYVGGLSGNLWGNSSTLVLVDGVPRDIDSVHPTEIAQMTFLKGVSAVALYGSRAAKGVIMITTKRGVANTQNITLRTNAGVNTPKAYPEYLGSGEYMSLYNEARANDGLSPLYSENEIYNYSSGDNIYRYPNADYYSPEYLQEAYSRYDGNLEISGGNETARYYTNVGFMTEGTVLNFGQAAENKNERFNVRGNIDLNLNDFISAKVDASAIFYNSKGVNSIYSIGEDNIDYWQGSTILRPNRFAPLIPIDYVEQGDDSSWDLIETSDHLIDGKYLLGGTQLDQKNPFADIYAGGSNTFTSRQFQFNAGVDADLRNVLEGLSFSSLFGLNYNTSYNLSFENEYAVYEPSWTNYNGIDQIERFTKYGQDASSRTQNTNNNWFRQTVSFSAQLNYKRTYQEKHNVSAMLLANGFQISESAIYHRVSNANLGLYLAYNFKQKYYAEFSSALVHSAKLPKGNRKAISPTMSLGWRLSGEEFLSSSSVLDDLRISISGGILNTDLDIEDFYLYEPIYTDGGSWYEWKDGLNNTGTDVRRGENMNLTFPKREEISLEMEASLFNKLVYLNGSVFTSRMTGLFVQNNILYPSYFVTGWPISSWIPYVNYNNDIRNGVDFQLNLNKRVGEVEWTLGVSGLYYNTKASKRAENYEDGYQNRQGMPLDAIWGLESIGFFSGVDDIENSPTQAFGEVRPGDIKYKDQNGDGIINAQDEVYLGRGGWSGAPLTMGFHVSAKVKNFTVFALGTMRSGAYAMKNNDYFWVNADDKYSAVVRDRWTEETQNTATFPRLTTLNGANNFRSSDFWLYSTNRFDLAKVQVSYSFPKRILGNGFIKELGTYVSGSNLLTVSPNREILEMNIGSAPQTRFYNFGIQAMF
- a CDS encoding RagB/SusD family nutrient uptake outer membrane protein; this translates as MNTKILFFFGVILLLSGCQDLIEPAIENIQGRDDMLDRPRLAQGILINAYLRIPTNGWSYSEMATDDAVSSNPTNGFLNMATGQWASNNNPVAQWTGAQSAIQYLNVMLEDVDSVDFAVDPIVNQMFVDRLKGESYGLRALFMYYLLQAHGGLADGQLLGIPILTESQNVESEFNLPRNTFEECMTQLYADAELALNLLPLDLGNITDPSLIPSKYQNAGTGQYNRVFGDDAIQLVSGRIVRAVMAQAALLAASPAFNTSGDVQKWQTAAEHAAYILNTIGGVSGLAPNGVTWFTNTSELNSLGGGVNPAEILWRTSIGQSNNLERDNYPPTLFGNGLINPTQNFVDAFPMLNGYPVDLQESGYNPQDPYSGRDPRLRHFVVVNGSTAGPNNNVITTAIDGGNNDALNRVETSTRTGYYLRKLLRQDVNLNPNSTNEQVHVKPRIRYTEIFLIYAEAANEAYGPSGSGTAGYSAYDVIKAIRQRAGIGLENGDPYLESIRNDQAAMRELIRNERRLELSFEGFRFWDLRRWNADLRETAKGITIREGNHEVMNVENRVYNDHMIYGPIPYSETLKFSELKQNNGW